From a single Hypanus sabinus isolate sHypSab1 chromosome 7, sHypSab1.hap1, whole genome shotgun sequence genomic region:
- the s100z gene encoding protein S100-Z gives MPSQLEGAMDSLIQVFHKYSGKEGDKYKLNKGELKDLLQHELQHFLTAQKDPSLVDNIMKDLDSNRDNEVDFNEFVILVAALTVACNDFFQETLRKKSQAK, from the exons ATGCCATCCCAATTGGAAGGAGCCATGGATTCGCTCATCCAAGTCTTCCATAAGTACTCCGGCAAGGAGGGGGACAAGTACAAGCTCAACAAAGGCGAACTCAAGGACCTTCTGCAACACGAGCTGCAACATTTCTTGACG GCTCAGAAGGATCCATCACTAGTGGACAATATCATGAAAGATCTTGATTCCAATAGAGACAATGAGGTGGATTTCAATGAATTTGTTATTTTAGTTGCTGCTCTAACTGTTGCCTGCAATGACTTCTTTCAGGAGACACTTAGAAAAAAATCACAGGCCAAATAG